Proteins co-encoded in one Azospirillum brasilense genomic window:
- a CDS encoding C-terminal helicase domain-containing protein, whose product MDGDMAQARRRMVQTAFNRTHSYPRVLIAQSLVGREGLNLHEACRVVLLFHPEWNPAVMEQQVGRVDRIGSRWEWLADAWKKGKLAEFPYLHVEYLVFQGTYDQYQHDCLEQRRRALNAQLFGALLDERALDRIPSYWRPRLADAAPDFTSP is encoded by the coding sequence ATGGACGGCGACATGGCCCAGGCACGGCGCCGGATGGTGCAGACGGCCTTCAATCGCACCCACAGCTATCCCCGCGTGCTGATCGCCCAGAGCTTGGTCGGACGCGAGGGGCTGAACCTGCATGAAGCCTGTCGGGTGGTCCTGTTGTTCCATCCGGAGTGGAACCCGGCGGTGATGGAACAGCAGGTTGGCCGTGTCGACCGGATCGGCAGCCGGTGGGAATGGCTCGCCGACGCCTGGAAGAAGGGGAAGCTCGCGGAGTTTCCCTACCTCCACGTCGAGTACCTGGTGTTCCAGGGTACCTACGATCAGTACCAGCACGACTGCCTGGAACAGAGGCGCCGGGCTCTGAACGCGCAACTCTTCGGTGCCCTGTTGGACGAACGGGCCCTCGACCGCATTCCCTCTTACTGGAGGCCGCGCTTGGCGGACGCAGCCCCCGACTTCACCAGCCCTTAA
- a CDS encoding Eco57I restriction-modification methylase domain-containing protein: protein MKSSIESAYAHISARRARPWKGEEEVRIAWVSALENALGIHFDAERAKKDSSYNNVVIEFKAPGLFGGSKSSAKFKEATEDRLLPYILRESEKSTLPSEDYIGIAIDGEHICFAQVRDQNIQTQHLVPFSEYAVGLVIQAIKADTRRAITTENLLADFGHGATTARNLMQAMADALAANLSAPSSSKIKMMFEEWRTLYGQVSEMSVLQAEAIEDEIGFGWSGNMQQALSGRLFVIHSYNSLLIKLLAAEIVSAHGLTATEQPAQAMAALLDNQALLNTLQQDIEKAGIFKQAGISGFVEEAIFSWYLDVADKPKHAAALMPALRGLLAALSLYRTDHLKRTRDVLRDLYQGLVPGKLRQSLGEFYTPDWLVDFTLKRAERGAWLSQRVLDPTCGSGAFLSAVIRKKRAEAAKAGWSVEHTVEHLCSSVWGFDLNPLAVQTARVNFLMEIADLLKAVPGQSFEVPVLLADAIYSPAPNPGTGHGVVKYKIGSQVAGLTIILPEALAFNRERLDLVFAKLGSSVEAKIEYAAAEMALISAGLLTPEEAAEWREPLKYTYDQILNLHHREWNGIWFRIARNFFWSATAGHFDCIVGNPPWVRWSKLPEAYRERVKPTCERYGIFSRNKLHGGNELDISAMITYTASDKWLKPGGRLAFVLTGALFKNPSSAGFRQFRIDPKDPDTMHLAPTGIDDLKALKPFEDAVNHTSVAVFVKSKEPGTYPIPYRLWNSADSYTKAIPADLDLEEVLKRVSIMDNEAAPVGEDGSPWAVLSVGRHDEMKGLAGKCKWVAGRKGITVDLNGVYFVSIVSHSNSAVQVRSRPEAGKKDIGPSRKAWVEPHMLYPLIKGAGDFEPCYLRLDNPAREKEALFTFVPNTGISSADYAAAASNMNGRKNAKASAWFENYEKLLNDRSTYRRQMKGAPYFAIYNVGEYTFQPWKVVWPEMCSRFYAAVAGSADVPVAGPRPYIPDHKVYYAAFDDKEPAYFLCGLLNTPLVREWVESHNVSIQIGDVFKHMRLPEYDPSDKKHKALSALVEKAHREHDAPKRRKLVVQIQADGEDIIHHWM, encoded by the coding sequence ATGAAATCGTCCATTGAATCGGCCTACGCGCACATTTCTGCGAGGCGCGCCAGGCCGTGGAAGGGCGAGGAGGAGGTCCGTATCGCGTGGGTGTCGGCGCTGGAGAATGCGCTCGGGATCCACTTCGACGCCGAGCGCGCCAAGAAGGACAGCAGCTACAACAACGTCGTGATCGAGTTCAAAGCGCCCGGCCTCTTCGGCGGCTCGAAGAGCAGCGCCAAGTTCAAGGAGGCCACCGAAGACCGGCTGCTGCCGTATATCTTACGTGAATCGGAAAAATCTACCCTTCCATCCGAGGACTACATCGGCATAGCCATCGATGGTGAGCACATCTGCTTCGCCCAGGTCCGGGATCAAAATATCCAAACTCAGCACTTGGTCCCGTTCTCGGAATACGCGGTCGGCCTAGTCATTCAGGCCATCAAGGCAGACACCCGGCGTGCGATCACTACCGAGAACCTCCTGGCTGACTTTGGACACGGCGCGACCACCGCGCGCAACCTGATGCAGGCGATGGCGGACGCGCTCGCCGCCAACCTCTCGGCGCCCAGCAGCTCGAAGATCAAGATGATGTTCGAGGAGTGGCGGACCCTGTATGGCCAAGTCTCCGAGATGTCAGTCCTGCAGGCGGAGGCTATTGAGGATGAGATAGGGTTCGGCTGGTCCGGAAATATGCAGCAGGCCCTGTCGGGCCGCTTGTTCGTCATCCACTCCTATAACTCGCTGCTCATCAAGCTGCTCGCGGCCGAGATCGTGTCAGCGCATGGGCTCACGGCGACGGAGCAACCGGCGCAGGCGATGGCTGCTCTGCTCGACAACCAAGCGCTGCTCAACACCCTTCAGCAGGACATCGAGAAGGCCGGCATCTTCAAGCAGGCAGGCATCAGCGGGTTCGTCGAAGAGGCCATCTTCAGCTGGTACCTCGACGTTGCCGACAAACCCAAGCACGCGGCAGCGCTCATGCCGGCCTTGCGCGGCCTGCTGGCGGCGCTCTCGCTCTACCGTACGGACCACCTGAAGCGAACGCGGGACGTGCTGCGGGATCTCTACCAGGGCCTCGTCCCTGGCAAGCTTCGCCAGAGCTTGGGCGAGTTCTACACCCCGGACTGGCTCGTCGATTTCACCCTGAAGCGCGCGGAGCGCGGTGCGTGGCTATCTCAGCGCGTCCTTGATCCAACCTGCGGCTCCGGCGCCTTCCTGTCGGCTGTAATCCGCAAGAAGCGCGCGGAGGCCGCGAAGGCCGGCTGGAGCGTCGAGCACACCGTCGAGCACCTGTGCAGCTCAGTCTGGGGATTCGACCTGAACCCGCTCGCCGTCCAAACGGCGCGCGTGAACTTCCTTATGGAGATCGCTGACCTGCTCAAGGCGGTTCCCGGCCAGTCGTTCGAAGTGCCTGTCCTTCTGGCCGACGCCATCTACTCGCCGGCCCCAAACCCCGGCACGGGGCACGGCGTGGTGAAGTACAAGATCGGCAGCCAAGTGGCCGGCCTCACTATTATCCTGCCGGAGGCGTTGGCGTTCAACCGCGAGCGCTTGGACCTCGTGTTCGCCAAGCTGGGCTCGTCCGTCGAGGCCAAAATCGAGTACGCCGCCGCAGAGATGGCGCTGATCAGCGCCGGCCTCCTGACCCCCGAAGAGGCCGCGGAGTGGCGCGAGCCGCTGAAATATACCTACGACCAGATCCTCAACCTGCACCACAGGGAATGGAATGGGATCTGGTTCCGCATCGCGCGGAACTTCTTCTGGTCAGCCACGGCTGGGCACTTTGACTGCATCGTCGGCAATCCGCCATGGGTCCGCTGGTCGAAGCTGCCAGAAGCCTACCGGGAGCGCGTCAAACCGACCTGCGAGCGCTACGGGATTTTCTCGCGCAACAAGCTGCACGGCGGCAACGAGCTCGACATCTCGGCGATGATCACTTACACGGCATCCGACAAGTGGCTCAAACCTGGAGGGCGCTTGGCCTTTGTGCTCACGGGGGCGTTGTTCAAGAATCCGTCCTCGGCCGGCTTCCGGCAGTTTCGCATTGATCCCAAGGATCCGGATACCATGCACTTGGCGCCGACCGGCATTGACGATTTGAAGGCGCTAAAGCCGTTCGAAGACGCGGTCAACCACACATCTGTCGCTGTGTTTGTCAAGTCCAAGGAGCCGGGGACCTACCCGATCCCGTACCGCCTGTGGAACAGCGCCGATAGTTACACGAAGGCGATCCCCGCAGATCTTGACCTCGAAGAGGTGCTGAAGCGCGTCTCCATTATGGACAATGAGGCGGCTCCTGTTGGGGAGGACGGATCGCCGTGGGCCGTCCTTTCGGTCGGGCGACATGACGAGATGAAGGGTCTCGCCGGAAAGTGCAAATGGGTCGCGGGTCGCAAAGGCATCACCGTCGACCTTAACGGCGTCTACTTTGTCTCCATTGTCAGCCACAGCAACTCAGCAGTCCAAGTCCGCAGCCGCCCCGAAGCCGGCAAGAAGGACATCGGGCCGTCGCGGAAGGCGTGGGTTGAGCCACACATGCTGTACCCGCTCATCAAAGGCGCTGGCGATTTCGAGCCGTGCTATCTGCGACTGGACAACCCTGCGCGTGAGAAGGAGGCGCTGTTCACCTTCGTTCCGAATACCGGGATCTCCTCGGCCGACTACGCCGCGGCGGCTTCGAACATGAACGGGCGCAAGAACGCCAAGGCCAGTGCCTGGTTCGAGAACTATGAGAAGCTCCTGAATGACCGCTCGACCTACCGTCGGCAGATGAAGGGGGCGCCTTACTTCGCCATCTACAACGTCGGTGAATACACCTTCCAGCCTTGGAAGGTCGTGTGGCCGGAAATGTGTTCGCGCTTCTATGCCGCCGTCGCCGGAAGCGCGGACGTTCCGGTGGCTGGCCCGCGTCCGTATATCCCGGACCACAAGGTCTACTACGCAGCCTTTGATGATAAGGAGCCAGCGTACTTCCTCTGCGGCCTGCTGAACACCCCCCTCGTCCGCGAATGGGTAGAGAGCCACAACGTGTCCATTCAAATCGGAGACGTGTTCAAGCACATGAGGCTCCCGGAGTACGACCCATCCGACAAGAAGCACAAGGCGCTTTCGGCACTAGTCGAGAAGGCGCACCGCGAGCACGATGCCCCCAAGAGGAGGAAGCTGGTTGTCCAGATCCAGGCCGACGGGGAGGACATCATCCATCACTGGATGTAG
- a CDS encoding Wadjet anti-phage system protein JetD domain-containing protein, whose protein sequence is MGDVDAGGARIAGHLEDSLGVEVVPHLMDPATVRRFGRTGRTADVTGLSRRSGAAGAIARTIIETGLLLEQEAVDPRPLCEVP, encoded by the coding sequence TTGGGCGATGTCGACGCTGGCGGCGCGCGCATCGCCGGCCATCTGGAGGACAGCCTCGGCGTCGAGGTCGTTCCCCACCTGATGGACCCGGCGACCGTCCGTCGTTTCGGGCGCACCGGCCGTACGGCCGACGTGACCGGATTGAGCCGCCGCTCCGGAGCGGCTGGCGCCATCGCGCGGACGATCATCGAGACCGGGCTTCTGCTCGAACAGGAGGCCGTGGATCCGCGGCCTTTGTGCGAAGTGCCTTGA
- a CDS encoding IS630 transposase-related protein, whose translation MGQPYSADLRERVLLAYERHEGGPELLARRFQISRACAYNWVRAARLEGRRVAKPHAGGVPAKLDAEGVSVLRALVREDNDATLAQYRDRLAARTGIALSPAVVCRTLKRLGLARKKRR comes from the coding sequence ATGGGCCAGCCATATTCCGCCGATCTGCGCGAACGGGTTCTGCTGGCTTATGAGCGCCACGAGGGCGGCCCCGAGTTGCTGGCGCGGCGCTTCCAGATCAGCCGAGCCTGCGCGTACAACTGGGTGCGGGCCGCGCGCCTTGAGGGGCGGCGGGTCGCCAAGCCCCATGCCGGCGGCGTACCAGCCAAACTGGACGCGGAGGGCGTGAGCGTGCTGCGGGCCTTGGTGCGGGAGGATAATGACGCGACACTGGCACAGTACCGCGACCGGTTGGCCGCACGCACCGGCATCGCGCTGAGCCCGGCGGTGGTGTGCCGCACCTTGAAGCGGCTGGGGTTGGCGCGCAAAAAAAGACGCTGA
- a CDS encoding IS630 family transposase, which produces MDIAAERAAYRDDAVVHEPARLVFLDETGINTQMTPTQARAPRGQRALGSVPCGSWHRVTVLGALSAEGMLAAMSIEASTSSAVFLAFVEQVLLPVLRRDKPGAVVVMDNLSAHKRADILAAFETAGIRVRFLPRYSPDLSPIEPGWAKLKGILRAKEARTVEALNEELGPALNAITATDAKAWFKLCGYPNLN; this is translated from the coding sequence ATGGATATCGCCGCGGAACGCGCGGCCTACCGGGACGATGCGGTGGTCCACGAACCGGCGCGTTTGGTTTTCCTCGATGAAACCGGCATCAACACCCAGATGACGCCCACCCAGGCCCGGGCGCCGCGCGGCCAGCGGGCGCTCGGGTCCGTGCCCTGTGGGTCGTGGCACCGCGTCACGGTGCTCGGGGCGTTGAGCGCCGAAGGCATGCTGGCCGCCATGAGCATCGAGGCGTCTACCTCCTCGGCCGTGTTTCTCGCCTTTGTCGAGCAGGTGCTCTTGCCCGTGCTCCGGCGCGACAAACCCGGCGCCGTGGTCGTGATGGACAACCTTTCCGCTCACAAGCGGGCCGATATCCTCGCCGCCTTTGAGACCGCAGGGATCCGTGTCCGCTTCCTCCCGCGCTACTCGCCCGACCTGTCGCCCATCGAGCCCGGCTGGGCCAAGCTCAAAGGAATCCTGCGCGCCAAGGAAGCCCGCACCGTCGAGGCCCTCAACGAGGAACTCGGCCCAGCCCTCAATGCGATCACCGCCACCGACGCCAAAGCGTGGTTCAAGCTATGCGGCTACCCGAATCTAAACTGA
- a CDS encoding IS5 family transposase, whose protein sequence is MRGSDERSEGLFSYVSCEARVPANHPLRAIRAIVDEALEVMSPAFEGLYSKIGRPSIPPEKLLRALLLQAFYSVRSERQLMEQLDYNLLFRWFVGLSMDAPVWDVTVFTKNRERLLAGDVAAKFLATVLGQPKVKALLSDEHFSVDGTLIEAWASVKSFRPKDGSGEPPGPGRNGERDFHGEKRSNETHASTSDPEARLYRKGNGQPAKLAFMGHALMENRHALVVDVRLTAASGLAERAAAVAMIEAIPGRHRITVGADKAYDTKDFVADMRDLGVAPHVARNTSNRRSAIDGRTTRHPGYAVSLRVRKRIEEVFGWIKGAGLRKTRHCGAARVGWMFTLTATAYNLIRLPKLLAAA, encoded by the coding sequence ATGCGGGGTTCGGACGAACGCAGCGAGGGTCTGTTCAGCTACGTGAGCTGCGAGGCGCGGGTTCCAGCCAACCACCCGCTGCGAGCGATCCGGGCCATCGTGGACGAGGCGCTGGAGGTGATGTCGCCGGCGTTCGAGGGGCTGTACTCCAAGATCGGGCGCCCCTCGATCCCGCCGGAGAAGCTGCTGCGGGCGCTGCTGCTCCAGGCCTTCTACTCGGTGCGCTCGGAACGCCAGTTGATGGAGCAGCTCGATTACAACCTGCTGTTCCGCTGGTTCGTCGGCCTGTCCATGGACGCCCCGGTGTGGGACGTCACCGTGTTCACCAAGAACCGCGAGCGTCTTCTGGCCGGCGATGTGGCGGCCAAGTTCCTGGCGACCGTGCTGGGTCAGCCGAAGGTCAAGGCGCTGCTGTCGGACGAGCATTTCTCGGTGGACGGCACGCTGATCGAAGCCTGGGCGTCGGTGAAGAGCTTCCGGCCCAAAGACGGCAGCGGCGAGCCGCCGGGGCCGGGGCGCAACGGCGAGCGCGACTTCCATGGCGAGAAGCGGTCCAACGAGACGCATGCCTCGACCAGCGATCCCGAGGCGCGGCTCTACCGCAAGGGCAACGGCCAGCCGGCGAAGCTGGCCTTCATGGGCCACGCGCTGATGGAGAACCGCCACGCCCTGGTGGTGGACGTGCGGCTCACCGCGGCCAGCGGCCTGGCCGAACGTGCGGCGGCGGTGGCCATGATCGAGGCCATCCCCGGCCGCCACCGCATCACGGTCGGCGCTGACAAGGCCTACGACACCAAGGATTTCGTGGCGGACATGCGCGACTTGGGCGTGGCTCCGCATGTTGCCCGAAATACCAGCAACCGCCGCTCGGCGATCGACGGCCGGACCACCCGCCATCCCGGCTACGCCGTCAGCCTGCGGGTCCGCAAGCGGATCGAAGAGGTCTTTGGCTGGATCAAGGGAGCCGGCTTGCGCAAGACGCGCCATTGCGGAGCAGCCCGTGTCGGTTGGATGTTCACCCTAACCGCCACCGCTTACAACCTGATCCGCCTGCCCAAGCTGCTGGCTGCGGCATAA
- the guaA gene encoding glutamine-hydrolyzing GMP synthase — MSAERVLILDFGSQVTQLIARRVREAGVYCEIHPFSMSEERIRDYAPKAIILSGSPASVTEENGPRAPEVVFTLGVPVLGICYGQQTMCHQLGGTVSGSDHREFGRAFIEVKQTCALFDGLWAVGSREQVWMSHGDRVTALPDGFQAVAVSDGAPFAAIADDARQFYGVQFHPEVVHTPHGAQLLSNFVHRVAGLKGDWTMAAFKQQAIEKIRAQVGSGKVICGLSGGVDSSVAAVLIHEAIGDQLTCIFVDTGLMRAGEAEEVVTLFRDHYNIPLVHRNASELFLGKLAGVTDPEQKRKIIGGLFIEVFDEESAKVGGAQFLAQGTLYPDVIESVSFTGGPSVTIKSHHNVGGLPERMKLKLVEPLRELFKDEVRALGRELGLPAAFIGRHPFPGPGLAIRVPGEITPEKLDILRKADTVYLEEIRNAGLYDAIWQAFAVLLPVRTVGVMGDGRTYDHVLALRAVTSTDGMTADWYPFPHDFLARVSNRIVNEVRGVNRVVYDITSKPPGTIEWE, encoded by the coding sequence ATGTCCGCCGAGCGCGTTCTCATCCTCGATTTCGGGTCGCAGGTGACCCAGCTCATCGCCCGCCGCGTCCGTGAAGCCGGCGTTTACTGCGAGATCCATCCGTTCAGCATGAGCGAGGAGCGGATTCGCGACTACGCGCCGAAGGCGATCATCCTGTCGGGCAGCCCGGCCTCCGTCACCGAGGAGAACGGCCCCCGCGCGCCGGAGGTGGTCTTCACGCTGGGCGTCCCGGTCCTGGGCATCTGCTATGGCCAGCAGACGATGTGCCACCAGCTCGGCGGCACCGTGTCGGGCTCCGACCACCGCGAGTTCGGGCGCGCCTTCATCGAGGTGAAGCAGACCTGCGCGCTGTTCGACGGCCTGTGGGCGGTCGGCTCGCGCGAGCAGGTGTGGATGAGCCACGGTGACCGCGTCACCGCCCTGCCGGACGGCTTCCAGGCCGTAGCGGTCAGCGACGGCGCGCCCTTCGCCGCCATCGCCGACGACGCCCGCCAGTTCTACGGCGTGCAGTTCCACCCTGAGGTCGTGCACACCCCGCACGGCGCGCAGCTCCTGTCGAACTTCGTGCACCGCGTTGCCGGGCTGAAGGGTGACTGGACCATGGCCGCCTTCAAGCAGCAGGCCATCGAGAAGATTCGCGCCCAGGTCGGCAGCGGCAAGGTGATCTGCGGCCTGTCCGGCGGCGTCGATTCCTCGGTGGCCGCCGTGCTGATCCACGAGGCCATCGGCGACCAGCTCACCTGCATCTTCGTCGACACCGGCCTGATGCGCGCCGGCGAGGCGGAGGAGGTGGTGACGCTGTTCCGCGACCACTACAACATCCCGCTGGTCCACCGGAACGCGTCCGAGCTGTTCCTGGGCAAGCTGGCCGGCGTCACCGACCCGGAGCAGAAGCGCAAGATCATCGGCGGTCTGTTCATCGAGGTCTTCGACGAGGAGAGCGCCAAGGTCGGCGGCGCGCAGTTCCTGGCCCAGGGCACGCTGTACCCCGACGTGATCGAGAGCGTGTCCTTCACCGGCGGCCCGTCGGTCACCATCAAGTCGCACCACAATGTCGGCGGCCTGCCGGAGCGCATGAAGCTGAAGCTGGTGGAGCCGCTGCGCGAGCTGTTCAAGGACGAGGTCCGGGCGCTCGGCCGCGAACTCGGCCTGCCGGCCGCTTTCATCGGCCGTCACCCGTTCCCCGGCCCCGGCCTCGCCATCCGCGTTCCCGGCGAGATCACCCCGGAGAAGCTGGACATTCTGCGCAAGGCCGACACGGTCTATCTGGAGGAGATCCGCAACGCCGGCCTCTACGACGCGATCTGGCAGGCATTCGCGGTGCTGCTGCCGGTGCGCACCGTGGGCGTGATGGGCGACGGGCGGACTTACGACCATGTGCTGGCCCTGCGCGCGGTGACCTCCACCGACGGCATGACCGCCGACTGGTACCCGTTCCCGCACGACTTCCTGGCCCGCGTGTCCAACCGCATCGTGAACGAAGTCCGCGGCGTCAACCGCGTTGTCTACGACATCACCTCGAAGCCGCCCGGCACCATCGAGTGGGAATGA
- a CDS encoding GNAT family N-acetyltransferase, translated as MDEALVIRDARPSDAVGIAKVHVATWQSTYPGLVPDTYLVNLSEAAAAMRWHNAVQAHGPGQGALVVVDGTDSVVGFATYGGRRIPVEGYEGEFYALYLLDEAQGQGLGRRLMATMAERLQEGGKRTAVVWCLRDNPARWFYERLGGVRVAERPIRFAGAELVEIAYGWRDLAPLARLSAGPEMR; from the coding sequence ATGGATGAAGCGCTGGTGATTCGCGACGCGCGGCCGTCGGACGCGGTTGGCATCGCCAAGGTCCACGTCGCCACGTGGCAGTCCACCTATCCGGGCCTCGTCCCCGACACCTATCTCGTCAACCTGTCGGAAGCCGCCGCGGCGATGCGTTGGCACAACGCCGTTCAGGCGCACGGGCCGGGGCAGGGCGCCCTGGTTGTGGTGGACGGCACGGACTCGGTGGTGGGTTTCGCCACCTACGGCGGGCGCCGCATTCCCGTGGAAGGGTACGAGGGGGAATTCTACGCTCTCTATCTGCTGGACGAGGCGCAGGGGCAGGGGCTTGGCCGCCGCCTGATGGCGACCATGGCCGAGCGGCTCCAGGAGGGCGGCAAGCGCACCGCCGTGGTCTGGTGCCTGCGCGACAACCCGGCGCGCTGGTTCTACGAGCGGTTGGGCGGAGTCCGGGTGGCGGAACGGCCCATCCGCTTCGCCGGGGCGGAGCTGGTGGAGATCGCCTATGGCTGGCGCGACCTCGCCCCGCTTGCACGCTTGTCCGCGGGCCCCGAAATGCGGTAG
- a CDS encoding purine-nucleoside phosphorylase, with amino-acid sequence MWNTSRWRSAALSALFLLGLGTSAEAAEPVKVKVFVGAMFEIGKNTGDRAGEFQNWYERYWQSAEPIAVKGALNPVYCNADGVCGAVLGMGKVSSSASMQAILLNPQLDLSQAYFIISGVAGTPPSRGTIAEVNWATWLVDYDLGHRWAPEEGKPGEPTFMPRKGYESVRLFQLNPALVSWAMKLTGDTPLKDSDSARAYRQRYPQDAARRAPFVGTGTHMTGDTFFHGPGMSEQAQYIAKLYGADDYVITEMEAAAITLVIKRTLGSDRVMSLRGAVNFDQGNPKETTLEHLDPKPGETAGGFAETVENVALVGARMTDHIVSHWDQWQAGVPALPAQ; translated from the coding sequence ATGTGGAACACGTCCCGCTGGCGGAGCGCCGCCCTGTCCGCCCTTTTCCTGTTGGGGCTGGGCACCTCCGCCGAAGCGGCTGAGCCGGTCAAGGTCAAGGTGTTCGTCGGTGCCATGTTCGAGATCGGCAAGAACACCGGCGACCGCGCCGGCGAGTTCCAGAACTGGTACGAGCGCTACTGGCAGTCCGCCGAGCCGATTGCCGTGAAGGGCGCGCTGAACCCCGTCTACTGCAACGCCGACGGCGTCTGCGGCGCGGTTCTGGGGATGGGCAAGGTCAGCTCCTCCGCGTCCATGCAGGCGATTCTGCTGAACCCGCAACTCGACCTGTCGCAAGCCTATTTCATCATCTCCGGCGTGGCCGGCACCCCGCCGTCGCGCGGCACCATCGCCGAGGTCAACTGGGCGACCTGGCTGGTGGATTACGACCTGGGCCACCGCTGGGCGCCGGAGGAGGGCAAGCCGGGCGAGCCGACCTTCATGCCGCGCAAGGGCTACGAGTCCGTCCGCCTGTTCCAGTTGAACCCGGCCCTGGTCTCCTGGGCCATGAAGCTGACCGGCGACACGCCGCTGAAGGACTCCGACAGCGCCCGTGCCTACCGCCAGCGCTACCCGCAGGACGCCGCCCGGCGCGCGCCCTTCGTCGGCACCGGCACGCACATGACCGGCGACACCTTCTTCCACGGCCCGGGCATGTCCGAGCAGGCGCAGTACATCGCCAAGCTCTACGGCGCCGACGATTACGTCATCACCGAGATGGAGGCCGCGGCGATCACGCTGGTCATCAAGCGCACGCTGGGCTCCGACCGGGTGATGAGCCTGCGCGGCGCCGTCAACTTCGACCAGGGCAACCCCAAGGAAACCACGCTGGAGCATCTCGACCCGAAGCCGGGCGAGACCGCTGGCGGCTTCGCCGAGACGGTGGAGAATGTGGCGCTGGTCGGCGCGCGCATGACCGATCACATCGTGTCCCACTGGGACCAGTGGCAGGCGGGCGTTCCGGCCCTTCCGGCCCAGTAA
- a CDS encoding RsmB/NOP family class I SAM-dependent RNA methyltransferase: MTPAARLQAVIDLLTEIDETPRPADAVMSAYFRARRYIGSKDRTVVAQTAYAILRRHARLCWWLERQGHPPTPRARALANEILAEGKAAATVKALFGSSKFAPDPLAPEEAKLANELDTHTLEHPQMPESVAVECPPWAVEPMRAAMGDRFAVEMRTLLDSAPLDLRINPVKANRESAIKALARAQITATPTQWSPLGLRVQGRPPLGAVDAFKDGLVEIQDEGSQLVAIAVAPKPGQQVVDFCAGAGGKTLAIAALMKNKGRVVACDVLAGRLKRAAERFRRAGLHNIEAHPLSSERDPWVKRHKRKFDRVLVDAPCSGTGTWRRNPDSRWRQLGPGLAELVPLQANILDSAARLVKPGGRLVYATCSLLPEENENQVAAFLETHPDFTVLPVAEVWAEEGAGTPPAEGPYLRLTPARHDTDGFFAAVMVRKAEEDAEAEVDRMAEADPAPSEG; encoded by the coding sequence ATGACCCCCGCCGCCCGCCTTCAGGCGGTCATCGACCTGCTGACCGAGATCGACGAAACCCCGCGCCCCGCCGACGCGGTGATGAGCGCCTATTTCCGCGCCCGCCGCTACATCGGGTCGAAAGACCGCACCGTGGTGGCGCAGACGGCCTACGCGATCCTGCGGCGGCACGCCCGCCTGTGCTGGTGGCTGGAGCGTCAGGGCCATCCGCCGACCCCGCGCGCCCGCGCGCTCGCCAACGAAATCCTGGCGGAGGGCAAGGCCGCGGCGACGGTGAAGGCGCTGTTCGGCTCCTCCAAGTTCGCTCCGGACCCGCTGGCGCCGGAGGAGGCGAAGCTCGCCAACGAACTGGACACCCACACGCTGGAGCATCCGCAGATGCCGGAAAGCGTGGCGGTGGAATGCCCGCCCTGGGCGGTGGAGCCGATGCGCGCCGCCATGGGCGACCGCTTCGCGGTGGAGATGCGCACGCTTCTGGACTCCGCGCCCCTCGATCTGCGCATCAACCCGGTGAAGGCCAACCGCGAGAGCGCGATCAAGGCGCTGGCCCGCGCCCAGATCACGGCGACGCCGACGCAGTGGTCGCCGCTGGGCCTGCGCGTCCAGGGCCGCCCGCCGCTGGGCGCCGTGGACGCCTTCAAGGACGGTCTGGTCGAAATCCAGGACGAGGGCTCGCAGCTCGTGGCAATCGCGGTGGCGCCGAAGCCGGGGCAGCAGGTGGTGGACTTCTGCGCCGGGGCCGGCGGCAAGACGCTGGCCATCGCCGCGCTGATGAAGAACAAGGGCCGCGTCGTCGCCTGCGACGTGCTGGCCGGGCGCCTGAAGCGCGCCGCCGAGCGGTTCCGCCGCGCCGGTCTGCACAACATCGAGGCGCACCCGCTGTCCAGCGAGCGCGATCCCTGGGTGAAGCGCCACAAGCGCAAGTTCGACCGCGTGCTGGTCGACGCGCCGTGCAGCGGCACCGGCACCTGGCGGCGCAACCCCGACAGCCGCTGGCGGCAGCTCGGCCCCGGCTTGGCGGAGCTGGTGCCGCTCCAGGCGAACATCCTGGACAGCGCGGCCCGTCTGGTGAAGCCCGGCGGGCGGCTGGTCTACGCCACCTGCTCCCTGCTGCCGGAGGAGAACGAGAATCAGGTCGCCGCCTTCCTGGAGACCCATCCCGACTTCACCGTGCTGCCGGTCGCCGAGGTCTGGGCGGAGGAGGGCGCGGGCACCCCACCCGCCGAGGGGCCGTACCTGCGCCTGACCCCGGCCCGCCACGACACCGACGGCTTCTTCGCCGCCGTTATGGTGCGCAAGGCGGAGGAGGACGCCGAGGCGGAGGTGGACCGGATGGCCGAGGCTGATCCGGCGCCTTCAGAAGGGTAA